Proteins encoded in a region of the Rhizobium sp. CC-YZS058 genome:
- a CDS encoding L-fuconate dehydratase, with protein sequence MTRITDLKVYDLRFPTSQSLDGSDAMNPDPDYSAAYVVLETDRPGLAGHGLTFTIGRGNDICCMAIEAMRHLVVGSELASILANPGRYWRHLTGDSQLRWIGPDKGAMHLATGAVVNAVWDLLAREAGKPVWRLVAEMSPEQIADIVDYRYLTDVLTRDEAIEILTRAEPGKAERIAVLEAEGYACYTTSAGWLGYDDAKLRRLCQEAIDAGFNHVKMKVGRDLEDDIRRLTIAREVIGPDRYLMIDANQVWEVDEAIAWVNRLAFTKPFFIEEPTSPDDVAGHARIRRAIGPVKVATGEMCQNRIMFKQFIAEGAIDIVQIDSCRMGGLNEVLAVLLMAAKYELPVWPHAGGVGLCEYVQHLSMIDYIAVSGTKTGRVIEYVDHLHEHFLDPCIIHNAAYMPPSKPGFSIEMKPESIAQYTFKR encoded by the coding sequence ATGACCCGCATCACCGACCTCAAGGTCTACGACCTCCGGTTCCCGACCTCGCAGAGCCTGGATGGCTCGGATGCCATGAATCCGGATCCGGACTATTCCGCGGCCTATGTGGTTCTCGAAACCGACCGGCCGGGGCTTGCGGGTCATGGGCTGACCTTCACCATCGGGCGCGGCAACGACATCTGCTGCATGGCGATCGAAGCCATGCGCCACCTCGTCGTCGGCTCCGAGCTCGCCAGCATTCTCGCCAATCCCGGCCGCTACTGGCGGCATTTGACCGGCGACAGCCAGCTGCGCTGGATCGGGCCGGACAAGGGCGCGATGCACCTGGCAACCGGCGCCGTCGTCAATGCCGTTTGGGATCTTCTGGCCAGGGAGGCCGGCAAACCGGTCTGGCGGCTTGTTGCCGAGATGAGCCCGGAGCAGATCGCCGACATCGTCGACTATCGCTACCTGACCGACGTGCTGACCCGGGACGAGGCGATCGAGATTCTCACGCGTGCCGAACCCGGCAAGGCGGAGCGGATCGCGGTGCTCGAAGCCGAGGGCTATGCCTGCTACACGACCTCCGCCGGCTGGCTCGGCTACGACGATGCAAAGCTGCGCCGGCTCTGCCAGGAGGCAATCGACGCCGGCTTCAACCATGTGAAGATGAAGGTCGGCCGCGATCTCGAAGACGATATTCGCCGGTTGACCATCGCGCGCGAGGTGATCGGACCCGACCGCTATCTGATGATCGACGCGAACCAGGTGTGGGAGGTGGACGAGGCGATCGCGTGGGTCAACAGGCTCGCCTTCACCAAGCCGTTCTTCATCGAGGAACCGACCAGTCCCGACGATGTCGCCGGCCATGCCAGGATTCGCCGGGCGATCGGACCGGTCAAGGTGGCAACCGGAGAGATGTGCCAGAACCGCATCATGTTCAAACAGTTCATCGCCGAGGGCGCGATCGATATCGTCCAGATCGACAGCTGCCGCATGGGCGGGCTGAACGAGGTGCTGGCCGTGCTTCTCATGGCGGCGAAATACGAGCTGCCGGTCTGGCCGCATGCCGGCGGCGTCGGCCTGTGCGAATATGTGCAGCATCTCTCGATGATCGACTACATCGCCGTTTCCGGCACGAAAACCGGGCGCGTGATCGAATATGTCGACCACCTGCACGAGCACTTCCTCGACCCCTGCATCATCCACAATGCCGCCTATATGCCACCCAGCAAACCCGGCTTCTCGATCGAGATGAAACCCGAATCGATTGCGCAGTACACCTTCAAGCGCTGA
- a CDS encoding fumarylacetoacetate hydrolase family protein, producing MKLVRYGAAGAEKPGLVDRNGVIRDLSAHVSDIAGAAINPQALETLAAVDPESLPLVDGDPRLGPCVAGTGKFICIGLNYSDHAAETGATVPSEPIIFMKATSAISGPNDDLIIPRGSEKTDWEVELGIVIGRTAKYVSEADALDYVAGYCTIHDVSERAFQIERQGQWTKGKSCDTFGPTGPWLVTKDEVPDPQNLSMWLKVNGETMQDGSTKTMVYGVAHLVSYLSQFMSLQPGDIISTGTPPGVGMGMKPPRYLKPGDVIELGIDGLGTQKQTARADI from the coding sequence ATGAAACTCGTTCGTTATGGCGCCGCCGGCGCCGAAAAGCCGGGCCTCGTCGATCGCAATGGCGTGATCCGCGACCTGTCCGCCCATGTCTCCGATATCGCCGGAGCGGCCATCAATCCGCAGGCGCTGGAGACCTTGGCGGCGGTCGATCCCGAGAGCCTGCCGCTCGTCGACGGCGATCCACGCCTCGGTCCCTGCGTTGCCGGCACCGGCAAGTTCATCTGCATCGGCCTCAACTATTCCGACCACGCCGCCGAAACCGGCGCCACCGTGCCGTCCGAGCCGATCATCTTCATGAAGGCAACCTCGGCGATTTCCGGCCCGAACGACGACCTCATCATCCCGCGCGGCTCGGAGAAGACCGACTGGGAGGTCGAGCTCGGCATCGTTATTGGCCGCACGGCGAAATATGTGAGCGAAGCGGACGCGCTCGATTACGTCGCCGGCTATTGCACCATCCACGATGTCTCCGAACGCGCCTTCCAGATCGAGCGCCAGGGCCAGTGGACCAAGGGCAAATCCTGCGACACCTTCGGCCCGACCGGCCCCTGGCTGGTGACGAAGGACGAGGTGCCGGATCCGCAGAACCTCTCCATGTGGCTCAAGGTCAATGGCGAGACCATGCAGGATGGCTCGACCAAGACCATGGTCTACGGTGTCGCCCATCTCGTCTCCTATCTCTCGCAGTTCATGTCGCTGCAGCCGGGCGACATCATCTCCACCGGAACGCCGCCGGGTGTGGGCATGGGCATGAAGCCGCCGCGTTATCTGAAGCCGGGCGATGTCATCGAACTCGGCATCGACGGGTTGGGTACGCAGAAGCAGACCGCCCGCGCTGACATCTGA